In Primulina eburnea isolate SZY01 chromosome 14, ASM2296580v1, whole genome shotgun sequence, the following proteins share a genomic window:
- the LOC140813219 gene encoding LOW QUALITY PROTEIN: kinesin-like protein KIN-14S (The sequence of the model RefSeq protein was modified relative to this genomic sequence to represent the inferred CDS: substituted 1 base at 1 genomic stop codon), whose amino-acid sequence MDGNSDSVDICSGASEDTQEFCSYPEQTLPILQKIKDLSEKVKIIRNEHKLLCNEVKSFTDHSLIGSEAFTALQNLVTEHELLKKKSYEEFELLKKKYLQESSERKNLYNEVIELKGNIRVFCRCRPLKQEEIENDLTSIIDFTSSKETELQIICSDSSRKQFKLDHVFRPEDNQEAVFLQTLPIVASVLDGYNACIFAYGQTGTGKTYTMEGTHENRGVNYSTLEELFRLSKERNCMKYELFVSMLEVYNEKIRDLLVENSNQPAKKLEIKQSAEGTQEVPGLVEAQVFGTDEVWGMLELGSRERSVGSTNANELSSRSHCLLRVTVVGENLINGERTRSHLWLVDLAGSERVGKIEIEGERLKESQFINKSLSALGDVVSALASRSSHIPYRNSKLTHMLQSSLGGDCKTLMFVQISPIAADLGETLCSLNFASRVRGVEHGPARKXPDHAELLKYKQLAEKAKQDEKETKKLQDYFQALQLRLVAREQIYKNLQEKVRDLENQLDVERKTRIKQEARALSSISTKPSAVSTSNRGQNTTDKKPPLPPPKFRLPLRRITNFMTNPSPIPSNKYKASFLPVLDEHKENMSYDSAKPIFKARRGSVVVRPPPSTNQLLQPRRRASVATLCPESNSNTTTPLHYSTIRSRPDRAVGRQSFVWDPKKVWKTSRISSPLPQWRQTSNTATEATPLSFRSSKFRGSPPSGSLIPKHSTVVALHKKQLVWSPLKLRSMKNNRKSLLSLPKINN is encoded by the exons ATGGACG gaaatagTGATTCGGTGGATATCTGTAGTGGTGCCTCCGAGGACACCCAAGAATTTTGTTCTTATCCGGAGCAGACTCTTCCTATTCTTCAGAAAATCAAAGATCTCAGCGAGAAAGTAAAG ATCATTAGGAATGAGCATAAGCTTCTGTGTAATGAAGTGAAGAGCTTCACAGATCATTCTTTAATTGGTTCCGAAGCTTTCACTGCTCTTCAGAATCTTG TCACGGAACATGAACTTCTGAAGAAGAAAAGTTATGAAGAATTTGAACTACTGAAAAAGAAGTATCTACAAGAATCATCAGAAAGAAAGAATCTTTACAATGAAGTCATTGAACTCAAAGGAAATATCAGAGTCTTCTGTAGGTGTAGGCCCctaaaacaagaagaaattgaaaatgatctgacttcaattattgATTTTACCTCGTCTAAGGAAACTGAGCTACAAATCATCTGCTCTGATTCTTCTCGAAAGCAGTTCAAGTTGGATCATGTATTCAGACCTGAGGACAACCAAG AGGCTGTCTTTCTTCAAACTCTGCCAATAGTGGCCTCTGTCTTGGATGGTTATAATGCCTGCATATTCGCCTATGGACAAACTGGAACAGGTAAGACATACACTATGGAAGGAACACATGAAAATAGGGGAGTGAACTACAGTACTCTGGAGGAACTCTTTAGATTATCAAAAGAAAGGAACTGTATGAAATATGAATTGTTTGTCAGCATGCTAGAGGTTTACAATGAAAAGATAAGGGATCTCCTGGTTGAGAACTCGAATCAACCTGCCAAGAA GCTGGAGATCAAACAATCGGCTGAAGGTACTCAGGAGGTCCCTGGACTTGTTGAGGCACAAGTTTTTGGTACAGATGAAGTTTGGGGGATGCTAGAATTAGGCAGTCGAGAAAGATCTGTTGGATCAACCAATGCTAATGAGCTGAGTAGCCGGTCTCACTG TTTGTTACGTGTGACTGTCGTGGgagagaatttaataaatggGGAAAGAACGAGAAGTCATCTGTGGCTGGTTGACCTGGCAGGAAGTGAGCGTGTAGGTAAGATTGAAATTGAAGGAGAAAGGCTGAAGGAATCCCAGTTTATAAATAAATCCTTATCTGCACTGGGGGATGTTGTCTCTGCCCTTGCCTCCAGATCATCTCATATTCCATACAG GAACTCGAAGCTTACTCATATGCTGCAGAGTTCTTTAG GAGGAGACTGTAAAACTTTGATGTTTGTTCAAATCAGCCCAATTGCGGCTGATTTAGGAGAAACTCTTTGCTCCTTGAATTTTGCTAGTCGCGTACGAGGAGTGGAGCATGGACCTGCTCGGAAATAGCCAGATCATGCTGAGCTTTTGAAATACAAGCAGTTG GCAGAAAAGGCTAAACAAGATGAGAAggaaacaaagaagttgcaggACTATTTCCAGGCTTTGCAATTAAGGCTTGTTGCTAGAGAACAAATTTACAAAAATCTTCAAGAGAAG GTTCGAGATCTTGAAAATCAATTAGACGTGGAAAGAAAAACTAGAATAAAACAAGAGGCCAGAGCTTTGTCCTCAATTTCGACTAAACCCTCGGCTGTATCAACTTCAAACCGAGGACAAAATACAACTGATAAAAAACCACCTTTGCCTCCACCAAAGTTTAGGTTGCCACTTCGAAGAATCACAAACTTTATGACAAATCCATCCCCCATTCCCTCAAACAAATACAAGGCATCATTTCTACCAGTTTTGGACGAACACAAAGAGAATATGTCATATGACAGTGCTAAGCCAATTTTTAAAGCAAGGCGAGGCTCTGTTGTTGTAAGACCACCACCATCAACAAATCAGCTTCTTCAGCCCAGAAGAAGGGCTTCCGTTGCAACTCTCTGCCCTGAATCTAACTCAAACACGACAACTCCACTTCACTATTCGACTATTAGGTCAAGGCCTGATCGTGCTGTGGGGCGACAATCATTTGTGTGGGATCCAAAAAAAGTATGGAAAACATCAAGAATATCTTCTCCGCTGCCACAATGGAGACAAACGTCAAATACTGCTACAGAAGCTACTCCTCTTTCCTTTAGAAGTAGTAAGTTTAGAGGAAGTCCCCCATCAG GTTCACTGATTCCAAAGCATTCTACGGTCGTGGCCCTTCATAAGAAACAGTTGGTTTGGAGTCCACTGAAGTTGAGAAGCATGAAAAACAACCGAAAATCGTTATTGTCATTACCCAAAATCAACAATTAA